In Planctomycetota bacterium, the sequence AATCAGGAACATGCCTTCGTAAAGTCTCAAAAGGGCGACCTCCTAATGGTCATCGGTTCAGTTCGGTCAGTGCCGCGTCGAGGCCCTCACGGAGCCACGTGTCTACGATGCGAGCGCCTGCCGCCACGGCCTCGGCCATCACGGGCTCTTCGGCGGGCTCGAGGCGGCCGAGCACGTGGGCCACATTGTCGGTTCCACGCCCGATGCCGATGCGCAGCCGGGCGAACTCGTCGGTGCCCAGGCATTCGATGATCGACTGGAGGCCCTTGTGGCCCCCGGCCGAGCCCTGGCGCCGCAGCCGCAGCTTGCCGAGGTCCAGGTTGAGGTCGTCGCAGACGACCAGGAGGTCCTCGATCGGGCAGTGGTACCACCGAAGCAGGGGGGCCACACAGCTCCCCGTCAGGTTCACATAGGTCTGCGGCTGGACCAGCAGGGCCTGCCGCGTTCCAAACGTGCCCTCGCCCACGAGGGCATCGAAGCGCCGGCGGCTCAGGCTGATCCCGTGCTCGGCGGCCACCAGGCCAATGACTCGAAAGCCCAGGTTGTGCCGCGTGTGTTCGTAGCGTTTGCCCGGGTTCCCGATGCCGACGGCGATCTTCATCGGCTGGCGCTACTCCTCGCTTTCCTCGCCCTCGCCCTCCTCGGCGGCGTGGCGGCCGATCACCTCGGGCTCCGCGGGTTGCTCGGCGGCCTCTGCCGGGGCGGCCTCCTTCTCGGCGGCCGGCGCGTGCACGATGGCGATCGGAGTCTCGGGGTCGAGGACAAACTCCACGCCCGCGGGCGGCGTGATGTCGCGCACGGCGAGGATCTGGCCGATGTCCAGGTTCGCCACTTCCACACGGATCCGCTCGGGGATGTCGCCCGGGAGGCAGTTCACTTCGATGTCCTGCACCACGTGCTCCAGGGTGCCGCCCG encodes:
- the pth gene encoding aminoacyl-tRNA hydrolase produces the protein MKIAVGIGNPGKRYEHTRHNLGFRVIGLVAAEHGISLSRRRFDALVGEGTFGTRQALLVQPQTYVNLTGSCVAPLLRWYHCPIEDLLVVCDDLNLDLGKLRLRRQGSAGGHKGLQSIIECLGTDEFARLRIGIGRGTDNVAHVLGRLEPAEEPVMAEAVAAGARIVDTWLREGLDAALTELNR